In Parus major isolate Abel chromosome 1, Parus_major1.1, whole genome shotgun sequence, the following proteins share a genomic window:
- the LOC107200563 gene encoding TRPM8 channel-associated factor 2 isoform X2: MVVLLIVSRRHQANLSLDAEFLLRGVSELDLVTGGMPSTLLVHGALSFPLCLDSSQRCLLAAARYGRGRVVVATHESQLFSPKLARFLLNAVSWLDAGRKGLVGVDPSLKKLCSLLSQAEVKSQLSQLAGDISVYCCTSYGGREAERIHAFVAEGGGLLVGGQAWYWASQNCGKAAVAEYPGNRILNRFGLSILGQSGQAAKYLPVGPGEHYHFRRALLLFSTQLQGHQELTEPLKGWLHPLAQDCAAFLHIPAHDCPAYASLHRILTKVLKRTGIPQVSRHCPVKSNSKEAVLLCMATELSLTMTDSAALVQKSAAGVCGLPVTVEIDGTNPGKTAWRSTGLYLPEGHTAVIMCPCLVVGAGLKVQVGCHTDDLSKAKELKRAPVVIRTCDVACQKQSISCLWGGLIYIIVPAKSVLGNVPITVEGAVRAPFFKLGETCERQWEACIRHYPAPWAELAVENLILTVPSDSIRHMENPRPLLTLWNEIMVAISKLAAVPAKFPRPERIVTDVQISCGWMHAGYPIMGHLDSVKEMLDVKHIQTAGLWGPIHELGHNQQQQAWEFPPHTTEATCNLWSVYVHEEVLGIPRHQAHQALRPQCRKERIKEYLKKGAQLKDWNVWTALETYLQLQEGFGWDPFTHLFSDYQKISKIPKDNSSKMNLWAQKFSQQVNKNLAPFFTAWGWPIKKELSMELSSLPSWEQDPMRSYSP, translated from the exons ATGGTGGTGCTACTAATAGTATCAAGGAG GCACCAGGCCAACCTGAGCCTTGATGCCGAATTTCTCCTGCGCGGTGTGTCGGAGCTGGATTTGGTGACGGGGGGCATGCCCTCCACCTTGCTGGTGCACGGAGCCCTCTCCTTCCCGCTGTGCCTGGACAGCTCCCAGCGCTGCCTCTTGGCTGCCGCACGCTACGGCCGTGGCCGTGTGGTGGTGGCAACCCACGAGAGCCAACTCTTCTCCCCAAAGCTGGCCAGGTTCCTGCTCAATGCTGTCTCCTGGCTGGATGCCGGGAGGAAGGGGCTAGTGGGGGTGGATCCCAGCCTGAAGAAGCTGTGTAGCCTCCTGTCTCAGGCAGAGGTGAAGTCGCAGCTGTCACAGCTGGCAGGTGACATCAGCGTGTACTGCTGCACCTCTTACGGTGGCAGAGAAGCCGAGAGAATCCACGCTTTCGTTGCAGAGGGAGGCGGCCTGCTGGTGGGGGGCCAGGCCTGGTACTGGGCTTCCCAGAActgtggaaaagctgctgtggcagaaTATCCTGGCAACAGGATCCTGAATCGCTTTGGGCTGAGCATCCTGGGGCAGAGCGGCCAGGCAGCCAAGTACCTGCCTGTGGGGCCAGGGGAGCACTACCACTTCCGCAGGGCGCTCCTGCTCTTCAGCACCCAGCTGCAGGGGCACCAGGAGCTCACGGAGCCCCTGAAGGGCTGGCTGCACCCTCTGGCGCAGGACTGCGCTGCCTtcctgcacatcccagcccaCGACTGCCCGGCATACGCCTCGCTCCACCGCATCCTGACCAAAGTGCTCAAGAGGACTGGGATCCCGCAGGTCAGCAGGCACTGCCCGGTCAAGAGCAACTCCAAAGAGGCAGTGCTTCTCTGCATGGCGACCGAGCTGTCCCTCACCATGACAGACAGTGCGGCCCTCGTGCAGAAATCTGCTGCTGGGGTCTGTGGCCTCCCTGTCACTGTGGAAATCGACGGCACAAACCCAG GAAAGACAGCCTGGAGGAGCACAGGGCTCTACCTCCCTGAAGGGCACACAGCAGTAATAATGTGCCCTTGTCTGGTGGTCGGTGCTGGTCTGAAG GTGCAGGTTGGGTGTCACACAGATGACCTCTCTAAAGCCAAGGAGCTGAAACGGGCACCAGTGGTAATACGCACCTGTGATGTTGCCTGCCAGAAACAATCCATTTCCTGCCTCTGGGGTGGCCTCATTTACATCATAGTACCAGCAAAGAGTGTCCTGGGGAACGTGCCCATCACGGTGGAAGGGGCAGTCAGAGCTCCCTTCTTCAAGCTTG GGGAGACCTGTGAAAGGCAGTGGGAGGCCTGTATCCGGCACTaccctgctccctgggcagagctTGCTGTTGAGAATCTCATCCTGACGGTGCCTTCTGACAGCATCCGCCACATGGAGAACCCACGGCCGCTGCTGACCCTGTGGAACGAGATCATGGTGGCGATAAGCAAGTTGGCAGCAGTACCAGCAAAATTCCCAAGGCCAGAGAGGATTGTAACAGATGTCCAGATCTCATGTG GCTGGATGCATGCTGGCTACCCCATCATGGGCCACCTGGATTCAGTGAAGGAGATGTTAGATGTGAAGCACATACAAACTGCTGGTCTTTGGGGTCCCATCCATGAGCTGGGACACAATCAACAGCAGCAGGCATGGGAGTTTCCTCCTCACACCACAGAGGCCACATGCAACCTCTGGTCTGTCTATGTTCATGAGGAGGTGCTGGGCATTCCCAGGCATCAGGCCCATCAGGCACTCAGGCCACAGTGCCGGAAGGAAAGGATAAAAGAGTATTTGAAGAAAGGTGCTCAGCTAAAGGACTGGAACGTGTGGACTGCTCTGGAGACATACCTGCAG ttGCAGGAAGGGTTTGGTTGGGACCCCTTCACCCACCTCTTCTCTGACTACCAGAAGATATCCAAAATCCCAAAAGACAACAGTTCTAAGATGAATTTGTGGGCACAGAAGTTTTCTCAGCAGGTGAATAAGAATTTGGCTCCGTTCTTTACAGCCTGGGGATGGCCTATCAAGAAAGAGCTGTCTATGGAACTATCCTCTCTACCCAGCTGGGAACAGGATCCAATGAGATCCTATAGTCCATAA
- the LOC107200563 gene encoding TRPM8 channel-associated factor 2 isoform X1: protein MKPCATYELLVDGVGTWDFTGGFVPCELLLVGEDAYPVLLSAKKQVLIAVSQYGKGRMVVVSHEGILKGPKFSQFLRNAVEWLKPCPQALVGVHPRLDSLSQVLLGAGTRVQVGAEPSPSMGVFCMDAYDSSQAKGVVDFVKGGGGLLVGGQAWYWASRHGKEKVLFEFPGNQVTIVAGVYFTGNTVEKGIFKVAKKIPKIPLVVLHQANLSLDAEFLLRGVSELDLVTGGMPSTLLVHGALSFPLCLDSSQRCLLAAARYGRGRVVVATHESQLFSPKLARFLLNAVSWLDAGRKGLVGVDPSLKKLCSLLSQAEVKSQLSQLAGDISVYCCTSYGGREAERIHAFVAEGGGLLVGGQAWYWASQNCGKAAVAEYPGNRILNRFGLSILGQSGQAAKYLPVGPGEHYHFRRALLLFSTQLQGHQELTEPLKGWLHPLAQDCAAFLHIPAHDCPAYASLHRILTKVLKRTGIPQVSRHCPVKSNSKEAVLLCMATELSLTMTDSAALVQKSAAGVCGLPVTVEIDGTNPGKTAWRSTGLYLPEGHTAVIMCPCLVVGAGLKVQVGCHTDDLSKAKELKRAPVVIRTCDVACQKQSISCLWGGLIYIIVPAKSVLGNVPITVEGAVRAPFFKLGETCERQWEACIRHYPAPWAELAVENLILTVPSDSIRHMENPRPLLTLWNEIMVAISKLAAVPAKFPRPERIVTDVQISCGWMHAGYPIMGHLDSVKEMLDVKHIQTAGLWGPIHELGHNQQQQAWEFPPHTTEATCNLWSVYVHEEVLGIPRHQAHQALRPQCRKERIKEYLKKGAQLKDWNVWTALETYLQLQEGFGWDPFTHLFSDYQKISKIPKDNSSKMNLWAQKFSQQVNKNLAPFFTAWGWPIKKELSMELSSLPSWEQDPMRSYSP from the exons ATGAAACCCTGCGCCACTTATGAGCTGTTAGTGGATGGTGTTGGGACATGGGACTTCACTGGAGGTTTTGTTCCCTGTGAGCTGCTCCTTGTTGGAGAAGATGCCTACCCTGTGCTCCTGAGCGCTAAGAAGCAGGTCCTGATTGCTGTTTCACAGTATGGGAAGGGCCGGATGGTGGTTGTTTCCCATGAAGGAATCCTGAAGGGCCCCAAGTTCTCTCAGTTCCTCAGAAATGCCGTGGAGTGGCTCAAGCCTTGCCCGCAGGCCCTGGTTGGGGTTCATCCTCGTCTGGAttccctgtcccaggtgctgcTTGGGGCTGGCACCCGAGTGCAGGTgggggcagagcccagcccatCCATGGGGGTGTTCTGTATGGATGCCTATGACAGCTCCCAGGCCAAAGGTGTCGTTGACTTTGTCAAAGGGGGTGGAGGGCTTCTTGTTGGAGGCCAAGCCTGGTATTGGGCAAGTCGACACGGCAAGGAGAAGGTGCTGTTTGAATTCCCTGGGAACCAGGTGACCATTGTGGCTGGCGTGTACTTCACAGGAAACACAGTGGAAAAAGGCATCTTCAAAGTCGCCAAGAAGATTCCCAAGATCCCTTTAGTTGTCCT GCACCAGGCCAACCTGAGCCTTGATGCCGAATTTCTCCTGCGCGGTGTGTCGGAGCTGGATTTGGTGACGGGGGGCATGCCCTCCACCTTGCTGGTGCACGGAGCCCTCTCCTTCCCGCTGTGCCTGGACAGCTCCCAGCGCTGCCTCTTGGCTGCCGCACGCTACGGCCGTGGCCGTGTGGTGGTGGCAACCCACGAGAGCCAACTCTTCTCCCCAAAGCTGGCCAGGTTCCTGCTCAATGCTGTCTCCTGGCTGGATGCCGGGAGGAAGGGGCTAGTGGGGGTGGATCCCAGCCTGAAGAAGCTGTGTAGCCTCCTGTCTCAGGCAGAGGTGAAGTCGCAGCTGTCACAGCTGGCAGGTGACATCAGCGTGTACTGCTGCACCTCTTACGGTGGCAGAGAAGCCGAGAGAATCCACGCTTTCGTTGCAGAGGGAGGCGGCCTGCTGGTGGGGGGCCAGGCCTGGTACTGGGCTTCCCAGAActgtggaaaagctgctgtggcagaaTATCCTGGCAACAGGATCCTGAATCGCTTTGGGCTGAGCATCCTGGGGCAGAGCGGCCAGGCAGCCAAGTACCTGCCTGTGGGGCCAGGGGAGCACTACCACTTCCGCAGGGCGCTCCTGCTCTTCAGCACCCAGCTGCAGGGGCACCAGGAGCTCACGGAGCCCCTGAAGGGCTGGCTGCACCCTCTGGCGCAGGACTGCGCTGCCTtcctgcacatcccagcccaCGACTGCCCGGCATACGCCTCGCTCCACCGCATCCTGACCAAAGTGCTCAAGAGGACTGGGATCCCGCAGGTCAGCAGGCACTGCCCGGTCAAGAGCAACTCCAAAGAGGCAGTGCTTCTCTGCATGGCGACCGAGCTGTCCCTCACCATGACAGACAGTGCGGCCCTCGTGCAGAAATCTGCTGCTGGGGTCTGTGGCCTCCCTGTCACTGTGGAAATCGACGGCACAAACCCAG GAAAGACAGCCTGGAGGAGCACAGGGCTCTACCTCCCTGAAGGGCACACAGCAGTAATAATGTGCCCTTGTCTGGTGGTCGGTGCTGGTCTGAAG GTGCAGGTTGGGTGTCACACAGATGACCTCTCTAAAGCCAAGGAGCTGAAACGGGCACCAGTGGTAATACGCACCTGTGATGTTGCCTGCCAGAAACAATCCATTTCCTGCCTCTGGGGTGGCCTCATTTACATCATAGTACCAGCAAAGAGTGTCCTGGGGAACGTGCCCATCACGGTGGAAGGGGCAGTCAGAGCTCCCTTCTTCAAGCTTG GGGAGACCTGTGAAAGGCAGTGGGAGGCCTGTATCCGGCACTaccctgctccctgggcagagctTGCTGTTGAGAATCTCATCCTGACGGTGCCTTCTGACAGCATCCGCCACATGGAGAACCCACGGCCGCTGCTGACCCTGTGGAACGAGATCATGGTGGCGATAAGCAAGTTGGCAGCAGTACCAGCAAAATTCCCAAGGCCAGAGAGGATTGTAACAGATGTCCAGATCTCATGTG GCTGGATGCATGCTGGCTACCCCATCATGGGCCACCTGGATTCAGTGAAGGAGATGTTAGATGTGAAGCACATACAAACTGCTGGTCTTTGGGGTCCCATCCATGAGCTGGGACACAATCAACAGCAGCAGGCATGGGAGTTTCCTCCTCACACCACAGAGGCCACATGCAACCTCTGGTCTGTCTATGTTCATGAGGAGGTGCTGGGCATTCCCAGGCATCAGGCCCATCAGGCACTCAGGCCACAGTGCCGGAAGGAAAGGATAAAAGAGTATTTGAAGAAAGGTGCTCAGCTAAAGGACTGGAACGTGTGGACTGCTCTGGAGACATACCTGCAG ttGCAGGAAGGGTTTGGTTGGGACCCCTTCACCCACCTCTTCTCTGACTACCAGAAGATATCCAAAATCCCAAAAGACAACAGTTCTAAGATGAATTTGTGGGCACAGAAGTTTTCTCAGCAGGTGAATAAGAATTTGGCTCCGTTCTTTACAGCCTGGGGATGGCCTATCAAGAAAGAGCTGTCTATGGAACTATCCTCTCTACCCAGCTGGGAACAGGATCCAATGAGATCCTATAGTCCATAA
- the FKBP4 gene encoding peptidyl-prolyl cis-trans isomerase FKBP4, giving the protein MTAEEMKADGAPLEGVDITPKQDEGVLKVVKREGTGTESPMIGDKVTVHYTGWLLDGTKFDSSLDRRDKFSFDLGKGEVIKAWDIAVATMKIGEICRITCKPEYAYGSAGSPPKIPPNATLIFEIELFEFKGEDLTDEEDGGIIRRIRKKGEGYSRPNEDALVEIQFEGRHGDRVFDKRELRFEIGEGENFDIPHGLEKAIQKMEKSEESVFYLKPSYGFGSAGNEKFKIPPDAELQYEVKLKSFEKAKESWEMNIDEKLEQSSIVKERGTQYFKEGKYKRAALQYKKIVSWLEHESGLPEEEESKAKSLRLAAHLNLAMCHLKLKEYSQALENCNKALELDSNNEKGLFRRGEAHLAVNDFELARADFQKVIQLYPSNKAAKVQLVTCQQKIREQHEKEKKMYANMFQRLADKDLKSSATLQTSHTEDAEMKDAQNGVEDKSEVEAEA; this is encoded by the exons ATGACGGCGGAGGAGATGAAAGCGGACGGGGCTCCCCTGGAAGGGGTTGACATCACTCCCAAGCAGGATGAGGGTGTCCTCAAG GTTGTCAAGAGAGAAGGCACTGGGACAGAGTCTCCAATGATAGGTGATAAGGTGACCGTCCATTACACAGGGTGGCTTCTCGATGGCACAAAATTTGACTCCAGTCTGGACAGAAGAGACAAATTCTCATTTGACTTGGGGAAAG GTGAGGTGATCAAAGCCTGGGACATTGCTGTGGCCACTATGAAGATCGGTGAAATCTGTCGGATTACGTGTAAACCAGAATATGCCTATGGCTCAGCTGGGAGCCCCCCAAAGATACCTCCCAATGCTACACTGATTTTTGAG ATTGAGCTTTTTGAGTTCAAGGGGGAGGACCTCACTGATGAAGAAGATGGTGGCATCATCCGAAGAATCCGTAAGAAAGGGGAGGGCTACTCCAGGCCCAATGAGGATGCACTTGTAGAGA TCCAGTTTGAAGGCCGACACGGAGATCGTGTTTTTGACAAGCGGGAATTGCGGTTTGAGATTGGAGAAGGTGAAAACTTTGATATTCCTCATGGTCTGGAGAAAGCAATTCAAAAAATGGAGAAATCTGAGGAATCTGTGTTCTATCTCAAACCCAG CTATGGTTTTGGAAGTGCTGGGAATGAGAAATTTAAGATCCCTCCAGATGCAGAGCTGCAGTATGAAGTGAAACTCAAAAGTTTTGAAAAG GCTAAGGAGTCCTGGGAAATGAACATAGATGAGAAGTTGGAACAGAGCAGCATTGTGAAGGAGAGGGGTACTCAGTACTTCAAG GAGGGGAAATACAAGAGGGCAGCTTTGCAGTATAAGAAGATTGTGTCATGGCTGGAGCATGAGTCGGGActccctgaggaggaggaatcaAAAGCCAAAAGCCTGAGGCTTGCTGCCCACCTTAACTTAGCTATGTGCCATCTCAAGCTAAAGGAGTACTCCCAGGCTTTGGAGAACTGTAACAAG GCACTTGAATTGGATAGCAACAATGAAAAAGGCCTCTTCCGTCGTGGAGAAGCTCACTTGGCCGTCAATGACTTTGAGCTGGCTCGAGCAGATTTCCAGAAAGTGATACAACTTTATCCAAGTAACAAAGCTGCCAAAGTGCAACTGGTGACTTGTCAGCAAAAAATAAGGGAGCAGCAcgagaaggagaaaaagatgtACGCCAACATGTTCCAAAGGCTCGCAGACAAAGACTTAAAG
- the LOC107200563 gene encoding TRPM8 channel-associated factor 2 isoform X3, translating to MKPCATYELLVDGVGTWDFTGGFVPCELLLVGEDAYPVLLSAKKQVLIAVSQYGKGRMVVVSHEGILKGPKFSQFLRNAVEWLKPCPQALVGVHPRLDSLSQVLLGAGTRVQVGAEPSPSMGVFCMDAYDSSQAKGVVDFVKGGGGLLVGGQAWYWASRHGKEKVLFEFPGNQVTIVAGVYFTGNTVEKGIFKVAKKIPKIPLVVLHQANLSLDAEFLLRGVSELDLVTGGMPSTLLVHGALSFPLCLDSSQRCLLAAARYGRGRVVVATHESQLFSPKLARFLLNAVSWLDAGRKGLVGVDPSLKKLCSLLSQAEVKSQLSQLAGDISVYCCTSYGGREAERIHAFVAEGGGLLVGGQAWYWASQNCGKAAVAEYPGNRILNRFGLSILGQSGQAAKYLPVGPGEHYHFRRALLLFSTQLQGHQELTEPLKGWLHPLAQDCAAFLHIPAHDCPAYASLHRILTKVLKRTGIPQVSRHCPVKSNSKEAVLLCMATELSLTMTDSAALVQKSAAGVCGLPVTVEIDGTNPGTVRGRTPNLWYHRTLAWHNDFGKKASLRNPELYTAGCCSHSCSDTAVYGIILQRGKTAWRSTGLYLPEGHTAVIMCPCLVVGAGLKVQVGCHTDDLSKAKELKRAPVVIRTCDVACQKQSISCLWGGLIYIIVPAKSVLGNVPITVEGAVRAPFFKLGETCERQWEACIRHYPAPWAELAVENLILTVPSDSIRHMENPRPLLTLWNEIMVAISKLAAVPAKFPRPERIVTDVQISCGWMHAGYPIMGHLDSVKEMLDVKHIQTAGLWGPIHELGHNQQQQAWEFPPHTTEATCNLWSVYVHEEVLGIPRHQAHQALRPQCRKERIKEYLKKGAQLKDWNVWTALETYLQLQEGFGWDPFTHLFSDYQKISKIPKDNSSKMNLWAQKFSQQVNKNLAPFFTAWGWPIKKELSMELSSLPSWEQDPMRSYSP from the exons ATGAAACCCTGCGCCACTTATGAGCTGTTAGTGGATGGTGTTGGGACATGGGACTTCACTGGAGGTTTTGTTCCCTGTGAGCTGCTCCTTGTTGGAGAAGATGCCTACCCTGTGCTCCTGAGCGCTAAGAAGCAGGTCCTGATTGCTGTTTCACAGTATGGGAAGGGCCGGATGGTGGTTGTTTCCCATGAAGGAATCCTGAAGGGCCCCAAGTTCTCTCAGTTCCTCAGAAATGCCGTGGAGTGGCTCAAGCCTTGCCCGCAGGCCCTGGTTGGGGTTCATCCTCGTCTGGAttccctgtcccaggtgctgcTTGGGGCTGGCACCCGAGTGCAGGTgggggcagagcccagcccatCCATGGGGGTGTTCTGTATGGATGCCTATGACAGCTCCCAGGCCAAAGGTGTCGTTGACTTTGTCAAAGGGGGTGGAGGGCTTCTTGTTGGAGGCCAAGCCTGGTATTGGGCAAGTCGACACGGCAAGGAGAAGGTGCTGTTTGAATTCCCTGGGAACCAGGTGACCATTGTGGCTGGCGTGTACTTCACAGGAAACACAGTGGAAAAAGGCATCTTCAAAGTCGCCAAGAAGATTCCCAAGATCCCTTTAGTTGTCCT GCACCAGGCCAACCTGAGCCTTGATGCCGAATTTCTCCTGCGCGGTGTGTCGGAGCTGGATTTGGTGACGGGGGGCATGCCCTCCACCTTGCTGGTGCACGGAGCCCTCTCCTTCCCGCTGTGCCTGGACAGCTCCCAGCGCTGCCTCTTGGCTGCCGCACGCTACGGCCGTGGCCGTGTGGTGGTGGCAACCCACGAGAGCCAACTCTTCTCCCCAAAGCTGGCCAGGTTCCTGCTCAATGCTGTCTCCTGGCTGGATGCCGGGAGGAAGGGGCTAGTGGGGGTGGATCCCAGCCTGAAGAAGCTGTGTAGCCTCCTGTCTCAGGCAGAGGTGAAGTCGCAGCTGTCACAGCTGGCAGGTGACATCAGCGTGTACTGCTGCACCTCTTACGGTGGCAGAGAAGCCGAGAGAATCCACGCTTTCGTTGCAGAGGGAGGCGGCCTGCTGGTGGGGGGCCAGGCCTGGTACTGGGCTTCCCAGAActgtggaaaagctgctgtggcagaaTATCCTGGCAACAGGATCCTGAATCGCTTTGGGCTGAGCATCCTGGGGCAGAGCGGCCAGGCAGCCAAGTACCTGCCTGTGGGGCCAGGGGAGCACTACCACTTCCGCAGGGCGCTCCTGCTCTTCAGCACCCAGCTGCAGGGGCACCAGGAGCTCACGGAGCCCCTGAAGGGCTGGCTGCACCCTCTGGCGCAGGACTGCGCTGCCTtcctgcacatcccagcccaCGACTGCCCGGCATACGCCTCGCTCCACCGCATCCTGACCAAAGTGCTCAAGAGGACTGGGATCCCGCAGGTCAGCAGGCACTGCCCGGTCAAGAGCAACTCCAAAGAGGCAGTGCTTCTCTGCATGGCGACCGAGCTGTCCCTCACCATGACAGACAGTGCGGCCCTCGTGCAGAAATCTGCTGCTGGGGTCTGTGGCCTCCCTGTCACTGTGGAAATCGACGGCACAAACCCAG GCACTGTCAGGGGAAGAACCCCCAACTTGTGGTACCACAGGACACTTGCTTGGCACAATGATTTTGGCAAGAAAGCTTCTTTGAGAAACCCTGAACTCTACACTGCAGGTTGCTGTTCCCATAGTTGTTCTGATACAGCTGTCTATGGAATCATCCTACAAAGAG GAAAGACAGCCTGGAGGAGCACAGGGCTCTACCTCCCTGAAGGGCACACAGCAGTAATAATGTGCCCTTGTCTGGTGGTCGGTGCTGGTCTGAAG GTGCAGGTTGGGTGTCACACAGATGACCTCTCTAAAGCCAAGGAGCTGAAACGGGCACCAGTGGTAATACGCACCTGTGATGTTGCCTGCCAGAAACAATCCATTTCCTGCCTCTGGGGTGGCCTCATTTACATCATAGTACCAGCAAAGAGTGTCCTGGGGAACGTGCCCATCACGGTGGAAGGGGCAGTCAGAGCTCCCTTCTTCAAGCTTG GGGAGACCTGTGAAAGGCAGTGGGAGGCCTGTATCCGGCACTaccctgctccctgggcagagctTGCTGTTGAGAATCTCATCCTGACGGTGCCTTCTGACAGCATCCGCCACATGGAGAACCCACGGCCGCTGCTGACCCTGTGGAACGAGATCATGGTGGCGATAAGCAAGTTGGCAGCAGTACCAGCAAAATTCCCAAGGCCAGAGAGGATTGTAACAGATGTCCAGATCTCATGTG GCTGGATGCATGCTGGCTACCCCATCATGGGCCACCTGGATTCAGTGAAGGAGATGTTAGATGTGAAGCACATACAAACTGCTGGTCTTTGGGGTCCCATCCATGAGCTGGGACACAATCAACAGCAGCAGGCATGGGAGTTTCCTCCTCACACCACAGAGGCCACATGCAACCTCTGGTCTGTCTATGTTCATGAGGAGGTGCTGGGCATTCCCAGGCATCAGGCCCATCAGGCACTCAGGCCACAGTGCCGGAAGGAAAGGATAAAAGAGTATTTGAAGAAAGGTGCTCAGCTAAAGGACTGGAACGTGTGGACTGCTCTGGAGACATACCTGCAG ttGCAGGAAGGGTTTGGTTGGGACCCCTTCACCCACCTCTTCTCTGACTACCAGAAGATATCCAAAATCCCAAAAGACAACAGTTCTAAGATGAATTTGTGGGCACAGAAGTTTTCTCAGCAGGTGAATAAGAATTTGGCTCCGTTCTTTACAGCCTGGGGATGGCCTATCAAGAAAGAGCTGTCTATGGAACTATCCTCTCTACCCAGCTGGGAACAGGATCCAATGAGATCCTATAGTCCATAA